The nucleotide window ATTATATCTATATCATGGACAAAGGTGCCATTACCCTGCACGGGACACCGCAAGAACTGGATATGTCGCAATTTGAACATCATCTATCCGTGTAGTTGTAGTTAGCGTGTCAAGTGGATTGAGTATTCAGGAGCGCTTGTCCAGGATATTCGAGTATTTCGGATATAACCGCCGGATGCATTCCGGGCAGATGTCATGGGTGAATTCGGCGTGGGTATGCTTCTCCAGATAACTTTCCACGGAGTTCCAATGTTCCTCTTCGTCCTTGATTTGTTTGCAGACAGCGCAAATAGGCAGTAATCCGCGCAAGGTGCGCACGTCAGACAGAGCCTTCTTCAATTGGCGTTCTGTCTTTTTCTGTTCGGTAATATCCATGTGGGCAATCAAAGCGAGATCGGTATTCAGGTTTGAGTTAGTGTGAGATAGAGGGGTGAGTTCCACACGAAACCACCTCTCTTCGTTGTATACCGTATACACGCAGATGTCATATGTATGATTTCGACTAAAGGGTGTTCCGCGTTCTTTCAAATTCTGTGCGACAAGTGCCATATTGGCGTTCTTGCCTTGTAATGCCCAGGCTTCCAACAGATGCAGGTAATGTCTATGAGTACTGTTCGCATCCGGGTTGGGTAATAGTTGACCGAGTTCCTGTTGCCAGGCGCGGTTACAACTGTGGATAATCCAATCGTGATCAACGATGATGAGCTGGTGAGTTATGGATTGGAACGACAGCCTCTCCAGATCGGATGTAACATGTCTCATGGATGGGGTCCTCCTTTGGCAAAAATCTTATCTCAGTTCATCTGGAATATCCAAAATATCAGCGACCAGGTGTCTGAATCGGGTTGCTTTGCGTGTGCCGTGAATGAGATTGGATAAACGATAGGGTGGGATGCCGTGCTGTTCACAAAAAGTCTTCTGGTCCACTTGAAGTTCGGTTAGCCGTCGTTTGATGGCCCATCCGAACGGAGTCACTGGTTTTTTCTTGTTCAAAAGGGTTCACCCCTGGTTAGAATGTAGTATTCAGTCGCCCTTTCTTCATGTAGAATATATAGAAATGCGAGCTGTATATTTTATTATATACGTAAATCCGTCATCTAACAATTAAAAAAGACGGAAAAAAGTGTATTTTGTGATGTAAAATGGCGTAAATACGTTAAAAAAACCAATAAAATGACAAAAAACACGTCGGCAAGGAGGTTGCCGCGTGTTTTTTTGTTTGTCTGAATGAAGGGGAGTAGGTGTAGGTGGACAAGGATTAGGCCCTGTAGGCATGAAGTCCAGCTCCAAGCATATGGAAACTGGGGAAAAACGATTTCATGGACATCGAGGTTGGCTGTGCCAGTCCATCCGCAGCCGAGGCGCTGACGGTGTTCCATTCATTCTCCAGATCTGCGGCCAGGCGTACCGTCAGTTCTTTGATTGTATCGGTGTCCAGAGGAATGACTTTGGAGGCTTCGGTTATGCAGGCATTCATGGCTGAATGCAGATAACCAAGAACTGCCGCCTCGACAGGGATATCGAGGTGGTGGTTAATCCAGGCGTGAACAGTGGAGAGGCAGCCAACCGAATCATATTTGGCGAAGATCTGTTCAAGCTGGCTGAAATCAATCCAGGGGTGCAGAGCGCGTGCAAGTCTGATCAATCGTTTACCCATGGTAGCAGCTTGTTCTCTGAGATCTCCAGGAGTTCGCTGAACATGGACGAGCTTGTCGATCAGGGCTATCCGCCATGTATCCTTGTGATCTGCTGCGGTATAGATGCCTTTGATAGCCATGCCTTCAAGACGAACGATGCTGGGGTGCAACTGACAACGCATGAATGATTCGAGATCTTCAGCATTACGAATGGTACCCTCCTTGATATGGATATCCATGCCGAAGGAATGGGTAAACCCTCCAACCTGAATAGAGGAATCAAGCAGTTTAACATAATCGAGCAGCTTATTCCCACGGTTCACGATCATTCGCCTCCTGTGTTCGTTAAAT belongs to Paenibacillus sp. FSL H8-0079 and includes:
- a CDS encoding urease accessory UreF family protein codes for the protein MNRGNKLLDYVKLLDSSIQVGGFTHSFGMDIHIKEGTIRNAEDLESFMRCQLHPSIVRLEGMAIKGIYTAADHKDTWRIALIDKLVHVQRTPGDLREQAATMGKRLIRLARALHPWIDFSQLEQIFAKYDSVGCLSTVHAWINHHLDIPVEAAVLGYLHSAMNACITEASKVIPLDTDTIKELTVRLAADLENEWNTVSASAADGLAQPTSMSMKSFFPSFHMLGAGLHAYRA